In Catharus ustulatus isolate bCatUst1 chromosome 27, bCatUst1.pri.v2, whole genome shotgun sequence, the following are encoded in one genomic region:
- the ERLIN2 gene encoding erlin-2 gives MAQLGAIAALALGVAAAALLSAVHKIDEGHIGVYYRGGALLTSTSGPGFHLMLPFITSYKSVQTTLQTDEVKNVPCGTSGGVMIYFDRIEVVNFLIQSAVYDIVKNYTADYDKALIFNKIHHELNQFCSVHTLQEVYIELFDQIDENLKLALQQDLTTMAPGLIIQAVRVTKPNIPETIRRNYELMESEKTKLLIAAQKQKVVEKEAETERKKALIEAEKIAQVAEITYGQKVMEKETEKRISEIEDAAFLAREKARADAECYTAMKVAEANKLKLTPEYLQLMKYKAIAANSKIYFGKDIPNMFMDSAGSQSKSAEGLAEGIQEEDGAGASEDTKLLHNIN, from the exons atggcccagctcggcgccaTCGCCGCTCTCGCCCTCGGCGTCGCGGCCGCCGCGCTCCTCTCGGCCGTGCACAAGATCGATGAGGGGCACATCGGTGTCTACTACCG CGGCGGCGCGTTGCTGACCTCCACCAGCGGGCCGGGCTTCCACCTCATGCTGCCTTTCATCACGTCCTACAAGTcagtgcag ACCACGCTGCAGACGGACGAGGTGAAGAATGTCCCGTGTGGCACCAG TGGGGGAGTGATGATTTATTTCGACAGGATCGAGGTGGTGAATTTCCTCATCCAGAGCGCGG tgtACGACATCGTCAAGAACTACACGGCTGACTACGACAAGGCTCTCATCTTCAACAAGATCCACCACGAGCTGAACCAGTTCTGCAGCGTGCACACGCTGCAGGAGGTGTACATCGAGCTCTTTG ATCAAATTGATGAAAACCTGAAACTGGCCTTGCAGCAAGACCTAACCACGATGGCCCCTGGATTAATTATACAG GCAGTTCGAGTGACAAAGCCAAACATCCCTGAAACAATCCGGAGGAATTACGAGCTCAT ggagaGTGAGAAGACAAAGCTGCTGATTGCAGCACAGAAGCAGAAGGTGGTGGAGAAGGAGGCAgagacagagaggaagaaagccCTGATTG AGGCAGAAAAGATTGCACAAGTTGCTGAAATAACTTATGGACAGAAAGtgatggaaaaggaaacagagaagCGAATTTCAGAGATTGAAG ATGCTGCATTTCTTGCCCGAGAGAAGGCGAGAGCTGATGCTGAGTGTTACACTGCAATGAAGGTGGCTGAAGCCAACAAG CTCAAGTTAACCCCCGAGTACTTGCAGCTGATGAAGTACAAGGCAATCGCAGCCAACAGCAAGATCTACTTTGGCAAAGATATCCCCAACATGTTCATGGactctgcagggagccagagcaAATCTGCAGAGGGACTGGCAGAAGGAATCCAGGAGGAGGACGGGGCAGGAGCCAGCGAGGACACAAAACTACTTCATAACATcaactga
- the ZNF703 gene encoding zinc finger protein 703 — MSGAPGGPRPRTPPSRGAAAAPSPRPPPADPLRQASRLPIRVLKMLSAHGGHLLHPEYLQPLSSTPVSPIELDAKKSPLALLAQTCSQIGKPDPPPSSKLNAVAAAAPAADKEPSARPAALKPPGSGDAPAEDKSSFKPYSKGGGEPRKEGGADKAGFRVPSAACPPFPPHAAASPGGSRGASPQHPDPKGSEEKKEPEGGKPSPEGTGGALGRGAVEPGAHGEPPSGRKSEPPALPPAGHVAPVSPYKPGHSVFPLPPSSIGYHGSIVGAYAGYPSQFVPGLDPTKPGLVGSQLPGALGLPGKPPSSSPLTGASPPSFMQGLCRDPYCLSYHSASHLGSSNCSSCVHDPGSLKSGYPLVYPTHPLHSVHTTLSSSGTPSLPGHPLYTYGFMLQNDPLPHICNWVSASGPCDKRFATSEELLTHLRTHTALPGAEKLLAGYPTSGLGSAASCHLHLPPAAPGSPSTLPASLSLRSPHTLGLNRYHPYGKSHLPTAGALPVPSLPAAGPYYSPYALYGQRLTSASALGYQ, encoded by the exons ATGAGCGGCGCTCCCGGCGGGCCCCGGCCGAGGACCCCGCCGAGCcgcggagccgcggccgccccgtcgccccggccgccccccgccgACCCGCTGCGCCAGGCCAGCCGGCTGCCCATCCGCGTCCTGAAGATGCTCAGCGCCCACGGCGGCCACCTCCTGCACCCCGAGTACCTCCAGCCGCTCTCCTCCACGCCCGTCAGCCCCATCGAG CTGGACGCCAAGAAGAGCCCGCTGGCGCTGCTGGCCCAGACCTGCTCGCAGATCGGGAAGCCCGACCCGCCGCCCTCCTCCAAGCTGAACGCCgtggccgccgccgcgcccgccgccgaCAAGGAGCcctccgcccgccccgccgcgctgAAGCCGCCGGGCTCCGGGGACGCGCCCGCCGAGGACAAGTCGAGCTTCAAGCCGTACTCGAAAGGCGGCGGGGAGCCCCGCAAGGAGGGCGGCGCGGACAAGGCCGGCTTTCGGGTGCCCAGCGCCGCCTGCCCGCCGTTCCCCCCGCACGCCGCCGCCTCGCCCGGCGGCTCCCGCGGGGCCTCGCCGCAGCACCCCGACCCCAAGGGAAGCGAGGAGAAGAAGGAGCCCGAGGGCGGCAAGCCCAGCCCCGAGGGGACGGGCGGGGCGCTGGGGCGCGGGGCGGTGGAGCCCGGGGCGCACGGCGAGCCCCCTTCGGGCCGCAAGTCGGAgccccccgcgctgccgcccgCCGGCCATGTGGCCCCCGTGTCGCCCTACAAGCCGGGCCACTCCGTCTTCCCCCTGCCGCCCTCCAGCATCGGCTACCACGGCTCCATCGTGGGCGCCTACGCCGGCTACCCGTCCCAGTTCGTGCCCGGGCTGGACCCCACCAAGCCGGGGCTGGTGGGCAGCCAGCTGCCGGGGGCGCTGGGGCTGCCGGGCAAACCGCCCAGCTCCAGCCCGCTCACCGGGGCCTCGCCGCCCTCCTTCATGCAGGGATTATGCCGGGACCCGTATTGCCTGAGCTACCACAGCGCCTCGCACCTGGGCTCCAGCAACTGCTCCAGCTGCGTGCACGACCCCGGCAGCCTCAAGAGCGGATACCCCTTGGTGTACCCCACGCACCCCCTGCACTCGGTGCACACCACGCTCTCCTCCAGCGGCACCCCCAGCCTGCCCGGCCACCCCCTCTACACCTACGGCTTCATGCTGCAGAACGACCCCCTGCCCCACATATGCAACTGGGTGTCTGCCAGCGGACCCTGCGACAAGAGGTTTGCCACCTCGGAGGAGCTGCTCACGCACCTACGGACCCACACGGCCCTGCCGGGGGCCGAGAAACTCTTGGCGGGTTACCCTACCTCCGGGCTGGGCTCCGCGGCCTCCTGCCACCTGCAcctcccgcccgccgcccccggcagCCCCAGCACGTTACCGGCCTCGCTCTCCTTGAGGAGCCCACACACTTTGGGACTAAACAGGTACCACCCCTACGGCAAGAGCCACTTGCCCACGGCCGGCGCCCTGCCCGTGCCCTCCTTGCCGGCCGCCGGACCTTACTACTCCCCGTACGCGCTCTACGGCCAAAGACTCACGTCAGCCTCGGCTCTGGGATATCAGTAA